The region agattcctgtgtttggtttaaaattgaagtaggtaaataagacaacggaaataagataaattgattaaaatgccaAAAACTTAATATTAGTGataagataagggaatgtgagattacctaagaaatcggggtgtatctcacattcccttccaatagctaaaaacttcatcgggaggttatgttacattccctgagaatcttacataacttgaaccaaacaggGGAATCTTGTATTCCCAagcaaatataaccttagttatctcatataacttgaaccaaacgccccttaGAGTAAAGTAAGAAGCCTTAATTAAGCTGGGTCAAGGAGTTACATTATGATTTTATCCAGGTTGAAGTTGATGCCCAGGCCAGCAAGTTTTTCCTGGAAATTCATTCTAATTCGTACAACTCCCCTGCTAGCTTAGTTATATATGATGTTAAATAAGTTATGAGGAGCTTTGCCCGGGTCGAATTTTAAGGTATTCAAAATGCCCAAAAAGCATATGACCTCAATTTTTAGAAGTTTCAATATTTATGTTTGACCTAactatttaaggaaaaaaaatctataattaattgtaaaacTCATCGACTTTTTCCCAAATCACTTGAAACATGTATCATTCACCACCAATGCGACAATACCGCTTGAGAAATTTTTTCTTCCCCCTAATAGATCGTTCTACTTGCAttccaaataatattaattttaaagatTGCGTCTATACTTTTGGTAGAACTTCATTCATAAAACCAAAAATTGGAACTGAGCTTTGCTCACATTTCCTTCTTTTTTGTTAAACAATCTTCAATTCCAACCGTGTCGCTCATATACTTGCATTGCGAAAGAAGTCAGTTCTAAGTAGGCTGTGGAAGttggtttaatttgaattgCCACCTTCTTTCATGGTAAACACTTTATCTGCTGACCTTGAAGTTTAAagaatcttttttgtttttaaaaaaaaaaaacaaattttgcatttacaaaaatgtgaaagtacattgcgtatatatattttagactttataattaagtttttatGCGAACCGGCCCGTGAGCTTCTAAATTCTTCAACCCCAGTCTGCCTCATTCGGGCTCATGTGCCaacttcaatatatatatatatatatatatatatataaaatttttaaaactatttaaattgaaaGTCTGTGAGTTGGCCCGCAACCCGCACGAGCTAACCCACGTGGGTCAAGCCCGTGAGACTCGCATTTTCTTGGGCAAAAAATTTTAGACGCTAACTCGCGGGCTTGAGCTCACTTTGACACTACCTGTGACTCTGTGAGCTCTGTTTGGTATATTATCTAGCTTATAAGCTAGCTGAAGTTGAAAAGCTAATGGCTAATAAGCTAACCGATTGAAATTAAggtgttttgtaaaattatttattaaataagataataaagataaaaagacatttttataaattatatatattcaaatttaaatattgatatatattgcaatttaaaagctaaaaatatatttatttttacatttatttagcATCTCataataaaatagtaatattatttagaTTTAAGTTTTGCCTattttaatagagttagtagtattcaaaaaatatgttatgaaattatgaagtAGATTAAAGATGGAATGGGCCTTGCCAACTGCCATAGAGTGATAGACATTTCCGTTACTATTCCTGTTATagtttctttgcttgaattggTACTGATTATTAATGAAACAAGTCTTCAGGCGACATTGATAGCAATGGGTACAGCAAGGAGATGAAGATTGATGCTTTGGGTTTCAATCTCCGATGTTAACCCAAGCTTCAATCCCATCCCCACTTTTGGTGCTCATCAATATTATAACATTCTTGTACGGAAAAGTTGTTGTGCATGCCCAAACAGGCCTTCCCCAACCGAAATCTACCTCGTATATTGGAAACCTACACCAACTGCTAAAACTGCAGAACTCCGCTTCTCCTTTACAAAACATTTCTTGCGCTTTATGGAGATTTTCCAGGTAAAGATGGCAGTTTTGCAAAGCTTTTGCGTGTTCCGCGTTGATTTTTCTTATGGAAGTTCTCAGATGAGACACTAAGTCGTCTTGGGTTGTCTCCGGCGAGGTTACGGCTATCGCCGGCCGCCATAGGTTCCCGAAAGTCAAGTCCGGGAGCGGCGGGTTCATCCTTGATCGGAGGTTCACGGCGTGGACGGCGGCGGAAGGGTTTTGGGGTTTTTTCCGGCCGGCTGCGCTCCACAGGAAGGCGGAGAGGGCCTCCACGCGCGTGGGGTCTGACACACGCGCCGCCGCGGATTTCTTCAGCGCCGCCAGTTTTTCCTTGCTAAACACCACGCGTCGGGTGACGATCTTCTCCCGCGTCATGCCCACGGACGGCGAGAATCCGGACCCCGACAGGTCCGCCGTCGTGGGCGGGAAGAGAGACGGGGGCAACTCGAAATCCGGCGGCGAGATTCCGGCGACGTGTCCTTCACGCGCGGCGACGGCCCATGCATTGACGAAGTTCACCAGGGAGAGCCCATCGCCGATCTTGTGCGACATGCAAACCCCGACGGCTATCCCGCCGTCAAGAAAATAGTTTATTTGAACGGCCAGGATTAACTCACCATCATCGCCGTTATTATAAGGCTCAGCGGGAAGAAACTTTTCCAATTCCTCCATTAATGGATTCTCAACCACATCTTTGAGGAAGCCATGAACGCGAGCTTCAACCCACAGCGCGCCATCATCACTACAATCAATGAAATCATTTCCTTTGAGCCGTCCAGCTAAGGGGTAAAACAGGGATAACACCTTTGATAAAGATTGCTTTAGCTTTTGTGATGAACGGCCATGATCATCTTCACCATGATtatggaagaagaagatgagagGGATGAAAACGGGCGGTGAGATTTGATCAAGAAAGGATAGTTTGAGGGTTTTGAGGTGAGgtggagttggtgatgaaggcTTGATCATCATCTCTTTGGACAGTAATTCCACTTTGAACATTATTATCCTcaaaactatataatttttggtAACTTTCTTTATATTAGTATGTTTGGACTATGGAG is a window of Ipomoea triloba cultivar NCNSP0323 chromosome 11, ASM357664v1 DNA encoding:
- the LOC115996402 gene encoding stemmadenine O-acetyltransferase-like, whose translation is MFKVELLSKEMMIKPSSPTPPHLKTLKLSFLDQISPPVFIPLIFFFHNHGEDDHGRSSQKLKQSLSKVLSLFYPLAGRLKGNDFIDCSDDGALWVEARVHGFLKDVVENPLMEELEKFLPAEPYNNGDDGELILAVQINYFLDGGIAVGVCMSHKIGDGLSLVNFVNAWAVAAREGHVAGISPPDFELPPSLFPPTTADLSGSGFSPSVGMTREKIVTRRVVFSKEKLAALKKSAAARVSDPTRVEALSAFLWSAAGRKKPQNPSAAVHAVNLRSRMNPPLPDLTFGNLWRPAIAVTSPETTQDDLVSHLRTSIRKINAEHAKALQNCHLYLENLHKAQEMFCKGEAEFCSFSSWCRFPIYEVDFGWGRPVWACTTTFPYKNVIILMSTKSGDGIEAWVNIGD